From a region of the Sphaerodactylus townsendi isolate TG3544 linkage group LG16, MPM_Stown_v2.3, whole genome shotgun sequence genome:
- the LACTBL1 gene encoding putative beta-lactamase-like 1 — protein MEGLQLRASSRRGLFRLSAVKVKLVHVALVFFFLLSVAMTTCFVWQYSLPKVEPSPTVMEVKADAVQMCPRYPDPVPLDHPIPVLKDALEQVDTLLRLKIHNPSLPAMSAIVIYNNTVLWTGNFGKRNGSDPLSSIPNEYTVYRIASISKIFPTLMLYKLWEEGKVTSLDDPIERYTQSFTIKNPLGRLKESEQQYTADGLIFLEKGSVPLKASPVTLRRMASQLSGLPRRLRSTSLLWKGTTQEALALLKDDVLVADPGTRCHYSNLAFSLMAHVLAEHAAECEYQRWVSENILDRLGMEDTGFDITPPIRSQMAVGFYGSGQPAPLYDLGWYRPSGQMYSTAADLAKLAMVFLGTYHRRLLEPDTVKIMLTPLFKCSSEYFANKTGTPWEINEQMGYDVIRKDGDLDGYSATFSLIPKLRLSFIVLMAGPRPQGRDIVAQSYEYLIPAMETAFREAEKSLNAPPSPTPYVGYYTYSNLTFYEIKVGAHGILVMQQFGPHIEKLIPENYRTIRLHHLEDRVFQVVFDKEFPCTLSLGSASVSLETQDGQLFNFYPFEQKGLSPGFDAPGLNTYNVVRIPRKPVFYS, from the exons GCCTCTAGCAGGCGTGGCCTCTTCCGGCTCTCGGCAGTGAAGGTGAAATTGGTTCACGTAGCTCtggtcttctttttcctcctctcgGTGGCCATGACCACTTGCTTCGTCTGGCAGTACAGCCTTCCTAAAGTGGAACCCA GTCCAACAGTAATGGAAGTAAAGGCAGATGCAGTCCAGATGTGCCCCCGATACCCAGACCCTGTGCCTTTAGATCACCCCATCCCAGTCTTGAAGGATGCTCTGGAACAG GTGGACACACTCCTTCGCCTCAAAATCCACAACCCCAGTCTTCCAGCAATGTCTGCCATTGTTATCTACAACAACACAGTACTGTGGACTGGAAACTTTGGAAAAAGGAATGGTTCGGACCCCCTCTCGAGCATCCCCAATGAATATACCGTTTACAG AATCGCCAGCATCTCCAAGATCTTCCCCACCTTGATGCTGTACAAGCTATGGGAGGAAGGCAAAGTGACGTCACTCGATGACCCTATAGAACGTTACACCCAGAGCTTCACGATCAAGAACCCCTTGGGGCGCCTCAAGGAGTCAGAGCAGCAGTACACGGCGGATGGGCTGATCTTCCTCGAGAAAGGCTCGGTGCCCCTCAAGGCATCTCCGGTGACCCTGCGCAGAATGGCCAGCCAGCTCTCAG GACTGCCACGGCGGCTGCGTTCCACCAGCCTGTTGTGGAAAGGAACCACCCAGGAAGCTCTGGCACTCCTGAAAGATGACGTCTTGGTAGCAGACCCAGGAACCAG GTGCCATTACAGCAACCTGGCATTCTCATTAATGGCACACGTGTTAGCAGAACATGCCGCCGAGTGCGAGTATCAGCGCTGGGTCTCTGAGAACATCCTGGACCGCTTGGGAATGGAAGACACTGGCTTTGACATCACACCTCCCATCCGTTCCCAGATGGCCGTTGGTTTCTATGGCAGTGGACAGCCCGCTCCGCTCTATGACCTAGGTTGGTACAGGCCTTCTGGCCAGATGTACTCCACAGCAGCTGACCTTGCCAAGCTAGCCATGGTATTCTTGGGCACCTACCACCGGCGTCTTTTGGAACCAGACACTGTAAAGATCATGCTGACACCCCTCTTCAAATGCTCCAGTGAATACTTTGCCAACAAGACTGGAACACCCTGGGAGATCAATGAGCAGATGGGCTATGATGTTATTAGGAAGGATGGTGACCTGGATGGCTACTCGGCAACTTTTTCCCTGATCCCCAAGCTCCGCTTGAGTTTCATAGTGCTGATGGCTGGGCCCCGTCCACAGGGGAGAGACATTGTAGCACAATCATACGAGTATCTGATCCCAGCCATGGAGACTGCCTTCCGGGAAGCGGAGAAGAGCCTCAATGCGCCTCCAAGTCCCACCCCTTACGTTGGCTACTACACCTATTCAAACCTGACCTTTTATGAAATAAAGGTTGGTGCTCATGGGATACTGGTCATGCAGCAGTTTGGACCACATATCGAGAAGCTGATCCCGGAGAATTATCGGACCATCAGATTGCATCATCTTGAGGACCGGGTCTTCCAAGTGGTGTTTGACAAGGAATTCCCATGCACCTTGAGCTTAGGGTCTGCATCGGTTTCCCTGGAGACCCAAGATGGGCAGCTGTTTAACTTCTACCCTTTTGAGCAGAAGGGGTTGTCTCCTGGTTTCGATGCTCCAGGACTGAATACATACAATGTGGTGCGCATTCCACGCAAGCCGGTGTTCTACAGCTAA